The window TCGTCACTTTGTTTTGTGGTCTTATTTTCATGGTGATTAAATTTTTCGAATACAGCCACAAATTTCACGAGGGATTATTCCCAGGAGCTCACTTTGCGTTTGAAGGTCAGAGCCCAGAACATTCTTCACTTTTTTTCTCGCTTTATTTCATGATGACAGGATTGCACGGTATTCACGTGCTTGTAGGGATGGGGCTTATTCTTTGGTGCCTCATCAAATCAAACAGAGGCGCTTTTTCTAGTTCCTATTATACCCCTGTTGAGAACACCGGAATTTACTGGCATTTGGTGGATTTAATTTGGATCTACCTTTTCCCCCTTATGTATTTAATAGGATAATTTTTTTGTACCATTAACGTGCAGTCATCCCGAACGAGATGACAGGCTTAGAAGACATCAGCGAGAATAATTATGAACGATCATCACAATCACCATAAAGCCACTTATATAAAAATGTGGATAGCTCTGCTTATCCTTACCATTGTTACCTTTGCC is drawn from Deltaproteobacteria bacterium CG11_big_fil_rev_8_21_14_0_20_42_23 and contains these coding sequences:
- a CDS encoding cytochrome C oxidase subunit III, which produces MSQHVVAHHFDSAKQEFESSKLGMWLFLITEVLLFGGLFVAYIIFRIKYPEMFHEASKFLNRPMGAFNTVVLICSSFTMAMAVNATQRNDQNKANQYLIVTLFCGLIFMVIKFFEYSHKFHEGLFPGAHFAFEGQSPEHSSLFFSLYFMMTGLHGIHVLVGMGLILWCLIKSNRGAFSSSYYTPVENTGIYWHLVDLIWIYLFPLMYLIG